AAACTACATTTCTGCCAGGATCTTTTGGTGGGCGAAACAGATGTAAAGTATTGTAAGAGCAGAAGGCGGAGGCTTGTACCGTGCagcaaaggtgaaaaaacgGCAGGTCGTTGGCACAGGTGCAAGTGCCAGAGCCTGCAACTACGGGACACTGTTAATCGAAATTACTGGAGCGGTGTTTTTATAGTTTGGATTGGTTGGCCAGATGTGAACACTGTGGGTTTCTCTTACTTTTATTccctatgtctttttttttactcgctCCTTACTTTGACATGatgtaaaaatatatacattaatccatcgtttatcgcggataattggttccaaaaatcaCCCGCGATACGTGAAATAGAATAGAATTGTGACGTGCCTCGTTTTTGCACCAAGAATCACGCGTATTACATCCGAGCGGAGTCGCAGAGTGAAACGGAATGCAATTCTGTGATAGAACAGAGGGTGGCGGTAGTGAGGCCTAGTGCGTCCGCTTTTAGACAACCATAGAAGAAGAGCTCGTTGACGTCACTCATGCCAACTTGAAGTTAGTTAGCTCAAAGTAGCTGTTGGAGGGGCTGCGAGCGTGGTGCCTTTTGTTGCTTTCCCCTTTAAGGTAACAAACTACATTGGAGGCGCGACAGTGTAGGCAATTTTATATAGTTTGCTCTTGAAGAACACCATAGCAGAAGTAACAAACGTCAGGTTGGCTACGCGTTTGGGGAACACGCTACCAGAGTAAAGCGCTAACAAGGCTAGCTGAGCTAATATGCTAACTAGGCTAACGCGTAGCTAACTGAAACGGCTGTCTCCCAGCTGCCTGATCAAAAGTGGCACCTCTCCAGTCTTAACGTCATCTAACCAACCTGCTGAACATAACACAGTAAAACATTCAAATATCTTGCATTTTACACGTCATGTTGGGTGAGTCGTAGCTACCCACCTGTTTTTATCTTTATAGTAACAGGCAGCCATGTCCAAATGCAAATGAGTTACCATGGTAACAGCCCGTTTGGTTTTTAGCTACAAAGTTAAACCTGAAAAAAGACTTAGTGCTCACTAACTTGTCAAGTCACTTTTGTTTCAATTACATTTATCCTCAAAGTACCAGCATTCATTCACGTTGAAATAGGAAATCCTCCCAAAACAGAAATAACACGTTTTAGGCTCAAGCTCACATCATGACATCTTTATTAAACTCTACATGTAAGGTTTTGTTGTATTTGAACAAACAGGATCGAAAGTCACACCAGTTTAAAGATAGTATAAACGCTCATGAGCGTACGTAGTGCATCAACATCAGTGCAAATGAACCAACCAAATGAATCTACATTGTGTCAACGAAGATTTAAGAACCACAATTGTGAAGGAAGAAACTCTTGAATTATGTATAAAACTATCCAATGAGAGACAGCCCTTGTTGAGACATCTCATCCTTCTTGGAATTGTTCTTCTTCCAGGCTTGGTGTTGAAAAATGCGTCGCGGGGATCACGTGCCGCACGCGTTCCAGGCCCCCGTGGACGTCCACGCCAGTGCCGACGGCCAGGTTTACATGTTCAAGAGGAAAGTCAACGGCATGGCCTCGTCGTCggatgaggaagaagaagaagaagaggcggaGGAGCTTGGCCTGATGGAAATGAGGCCTCGGACCCACCAAGAGTCAGAGCAGGACAGGCTCAGGAATTTCCACTTGCTGGAACGGGACGTGTTGGACGGCGACAATCTCAACAAGCTGGCCTTGCAGTACGGATGCAAGGTAGGAGAATGATGCGGGGCGTAAACGATAATGGTGAAATCCGTGACGCATGTAACCCTTGCACTTCTTCCTTTGAACAGGTGGCAGACATAAAGCGCGTGAACAACCTCATACAGGAGCAGGATCTATTTGCACTGAAAAGCATCAAAATCCCCGTGGCCAAGCACAGCTTTTTAACGGAATCCTACGCAAGCCCGACTGACTCTTTTGAGGAAAAGCCGGCGAAGGCCCAGCCAACGAGACAGCAAATTACGGACTTCCTCATAGAGGTGGACAACGACATGGAGAAGCTGATCCCGAACTCGGACGATTTTGACATGGAGCTGTTGGACGACGGACCCAAAAGGCCCGTCCAAAAAGGACAAAAgggccagggggccgactgggGCATTCAGTGGTGGAACGCCGTGGTGGCCATGCTGCTCATCGGCATCGTTTTGCCTTTGTTTTATGTCATTTACTACAGAACCCAACACAGCGGCTCAGCCTCGCCAACAGGTGGCACTGTCACGCCTGCATCCGTCACGTCTAACAGGACCGGGACGGGTACCTTTCCTACTGGCGGACCCGAACCAGGATAGAACCGAGTTTTGGATATCATGAAGCTGAATATATCGAACATCATGTGTGCAATACCTGcctcgttttgttttttgtttttttaagtcggCCTTTAACAACCCGTTGCactcaaaaaaataataattgttacAGTTTTTTGAGTGCTTTTGTGTAAATTATTTTGTTCGCCCTCATTTGACGCACATTGCAGCCGATTAAAACCACGTTAAGCTGCAGGGTTCTTCTGCATATTTACAGTTCactatttgcattttttctttcGAAGGAACCTTCCTCAGACCTCTTCACagtttttgttgctttttccCATTCCAAAGGATGGCACCAAATGCCTGTAGAAAATAAAAGTACTGCTTTGGCATCTTAGTGCCAAGGAACTATTTTGAAATAAACGAGGGAACCTTTACAGACAAGCCAAAGCGGTGCTTAATACAAACAAAGTGccttggcgccatcttgtggcctcTGCAAGGTTGGCTATGGCTAAGATGGTTGCACGGGTTATCCAAGGACCATAGTACCTGCTCTAAAAATAGCTCATCCATTGTGGCGTTGTGATTTACTCGGAATCTTGACCGAATTGGTGAATAGTGAACCATAAATATGGGGAAGGGTACTGTAGCCTGGCAGTTTTAGACGGAGGTGTGTATCGGGTTGTATGTGAGGAGGAATCTTTGTTTTTCAAGTTAACTTATggggcttttgtgtgtgtgtgtattcattTTGCATTGTTCACCGAGGTTGGAATCACACTACAGGTCCACGTGAGCAATTTTGATTTGATGACCCCACCCACCTCTAAAAATATCAAGCAGTCTTC
The window above is part of the Syngnathus typhle isolate RoL2023-S1 ecotype Sweden linkage group LG7, RoL_Styp_1.0, whole genome shotgun sequence genome. Proteins encoded here:
- the lysmd4 gene encoding lysM and putative peptidoglycan-binding domain-containing protein 4; the protein is MRRGDHVPHAFQAPVDVHASADGQVYMFKRKVNGMASSSDEEEEEEEAEELGLMEMRPRTHQESEQDRLRNFHLLERDVLDGDNLNKLALQYGCKVADIKRVNNLIQEQDLFALKSIKIPVAKHSFLTESYASPTDSFEEKPAKAQPTRQQITDFLIEVDNDMEKLIPNSDDFDMELLDDGPKRPVQKGQKGQGADWGIQWWNAVVAMLLIGIVLPLFYVIYYRTQHSGSASPTGGTVTPASVTSNRTGTGTFPTGGPEPG